AAGCTGAGAGCAGGTTCGAGCACTATGACCATGAATGCCACAGATCTGGCATCTACCTTGATAGCCACGGGACATGCCATTGTTCGGACGAGACACACCAGTCTGGTTGGGAGTCGAGTAGTTGGACCGGTATTGTTGCTTGTTGCGTAGCTGATTGCGATTACCAAAGCCACCAGAGGAACCACCACGAAAATTGACCGCATTGGCAGTGGCTGGGAAGGACGGTGGAGAAGTAGCGGCAATGGTCTGGAGTTTAACCTCATGGTGTAGAAGTTTTTCGTAAACTTCAGGGAGAGTTGGTGTTTTCTCCCTACCCTCAAGtttagggctgggcaaaatatcCGAACCCAAAAATTAACCCGAACCCGATTAAAAATACCTaatccgaacccgaatccgaacccgaatccaaactttaaaaatatccaATTGGATgctttttataaatgaaatggGTACCCGAACCCGATTGGGTATATCCGAACACCCCAACAAATACCCGAAACTatccaaagttatatatatttaacaatagGTTGAgttaatttacaagttttgcaaataattttataatcactATTACAACTTACTAGataaattagttttcatttttaaatatatcaattttcatatgttaatttagatagattatatagatttaattttgaattcgATGTTGTAAGAAGTCAAAAATTATCCGCttgtgaatttgatattttgttatttagaattatccttttcttttaatgaattcaatttggtttgataactttgatttttatttatttatttatgattataatcatttttaatgaatttggatTGATTTAGGgatcttttattttggtttggattaaaaaattacaaatccgATCCGAACTCGAAATATAATTTAAGACTTTGGGTGAAACCCGAAAATACTTAAACCCGATGGgtgtttacccgaacccgacccgaaatctAAAAATATCTGAATGGGTCTTATGtttctaaacccgaaaacccaaaaacccgaaatacccgaccCGAAACCCGAAagggtacccgaatgcccacccCTACTCAAGTTGATAAATCACCGTTTTAAAGTCATCAGTCAACCCACGCAGAACAGCCTCAACTTGATCTTCATGAGCCATGGCAGCACCCAACACCGCAAGCTTATCAAACCGCATTGTAAGACCAAGGAAATAGTGATCCACCAGTTTGGTACCTTTCTTCCACGCCTGGATCTGGTGACGGATCTGTTGAATGTGACTGCGACTTGGTGCAGCATAGGTGTTGGTGAGTGTAGTCCATATCTCGGCGGACGTGGTAGCTCGGGAAAGGAGAGGTTGGACAGTGGTGACAATGGTGCCTAGAAGAGAGCTGTAGAGCAAGCGATCCTGATGTTTCCACAACGTGTAGTCAGGATTGGTAGTCGTTACACTGTCGGTAGTAACGGTAGGAGGTGGTACAATGACAGATCCATCGATGTAACCTGCGAGATCATATCCATCAAGGAGAGCATGAACCTGGCGGCTCCACATGATGAAGTTGGAAGCAGTGAGTTTCGTGACGTTAGATATATTAACGCTAAGGAGTTGAGGAGTATTGACAATAGCAATAGTCTCACTCGTGGCCGACATTGTTAACAGAGGACGACggcagaaacaaaaaaatttgtgttgtgTATTAGGTATAGATCGTAAGCTCTAATACCATGTATGAAGGAAGGCTGAATATCTTATTCCATGTGagtattacaatatatataggatgTACAAAGGTAATTAGGTTAAGATAAATGACTCCCCTAtcctttctatatatacatcacCTACAGGTATTATATGTTCTCACTCTCTTAAAAAGAATTAATGATATGTATAAGCGAAATCAATCTAATTAAGATCACACAGCGGAAGTAAATTATTACCGTATATTTTAACGTGTTACCTTGTAGCTAATATTGGAATATTGATTGGTTTTATTAAAGATCATTTCGATCTAAGACACCTAAAATATGTCTGATGTAAAGAAAGCTAGTGACAAAGTtgtcaagaaaacataatttggaAAAGATTTTATTGATTATTATCAATTTCCATAAGGCTCTTTATATACACAAAACTATATccttaaatgatatatatataaatcttcttAAATATATGCAATCAAATCACATATTAAGTGATTAAGATTTCTCTTTGATTcctaagataagagatatgaTTTGATTACCAAATCATCTCCTACAATATTCTAACACCCTCCTTCAAATTGGAGCATGCTGTTGCAAATGTCCAACTTGAACTTGATCATGTCCTCATCTTCACATCTCGGTTTTGGTATTCATCACGGTGTTATACTCCACCGCTGAGTCATTTCGGTTTTTCTTGATGTCACAACACAAGAGTTGTGTGTGACACAAGGATTCCTTCTAGTCGTGTTGGATTCCTTCAAGTCGTGTTCTTGTTTTTCGGGTTCGTCGATACATTCTTCATGTCCATCTTCTTGGACTCCATTGtcgtttttttttcatcatcagaTCTGGGGCACCATTTGATTGAACTTGAGTAATAGTGGCTCATGAGTTCTCCGTCGTGGCATTACGCTGGTGCCATTGTTTTCGTTgtcgtcgtcttcatcatcatcttcgtctttgATGGTCATCATAATCGATCCATAAAGATCgacctgctctgataccatgtcaagaaaacataatttggaAAAGGTTTTCTTGATTATTATCAATTTCCATAAGGCTCTTTATATACACAAAGCTATATccttaaatgatatatataaatattcctAAATATATGCAATCAAATCACATATTAAGTGATTAAGATTTCTCTTTGATTCCCAAGCTAAGAGATATGATTTGATTACCAAATCATCTCCTACAATATTCCAACAATAATATTGATGCATGCATTGTagattttgttctctttgtaagagagagagagagagagagagagagagagagaga
The Camelina sativa cultivar DH55 chromosome 15, Cs, whole genome shotgun sequence DNA segment above includes these coding regions:
- the LOC104748593 gene encoding uncharacterized protein LOC104748593, producing the protein MSATSETIAIVNTPQLLSVNISNVTKLTASNFIMWSRQVHALLDGYDLAGYIDGSVIVPPPTVTTDSVTTTNPDYTLWKHQDRLLYSSLLGTIVTTVQPLLSRATTSAEIWTTLTNTYAAPSRSHIQQIRHQIQAWKKGTKLVDHYFLGLTMRFDKLAVLGAAMAHEDQVEAGWAFGYPFGFRVGPKLEGREKTPTLPEVYEKLLHHEVKLQTIAATSPPSFPATANAVNFRGGSSGGFGNRNQLRNKQQYRSNYSTPNQTGVSRPNNGMSRGYQGRCQICGIHGHSARTCSQLHQGGFTSHPRAYAPWQPRANLVTGSGYDVHP